In the genome of Fundulus heteroclitus isolate FHET01 unplaced genomic scaffold, MU-UCD_Fhet_4.1 scaffold_36, whole genome shotgun sequence, one region contains:
- the nkx2.2b gene encoding NK2 homeobox 2b produces MPSGSRGRTGFSVRDLLDLPSPSGACESGTEEENSREASVEDPEPDGAQKLGFSWTRWNRAADSGTNQPAEQSTAAARLGSVQKNRGRKRRVLFSKAQTFELERRFRQQRYLSVPEREHLAGLIHLTPNQVKIWFQNHRYKMKRARAERGRDALQLLPACGLAIPFLVRDAKPGEALEVRPGIPPLLCAYPPLLRAAGGPERTGPPPQLPGAQPLAHIYPWGW; encoded by the exons ATGCCGTCCGGTTCCAGAGGAAGAACCGGGTTCTCAGTGCGGGACCTTCTGGACCTCCCGAGCCCCTCAGGCGCATGTGAGTCCGGTACCGAGGAGGAGAACTCCAGAGAAGCCTCTGTGGAGGATCCGGAACCAGACGGCGCGCAGAAACTCGGGTTCAGTTGGACCCGGTGGAACCGCGCAGCAG ACTCCGGAACCAACCAACCCGCTGAGCAGTCCACAGCTGCCGCCCGGCTCGGTTCGGTCCAGAAGAACCGCGGAAGGAAGCGACGGGTCCTCTTCTCCAAGGCGCAGACCTTTGAACTGGAGCGCCGCTTCCGGCAACAGCGGTACCTTTCGGTTCCGGAGAGGGAGCACCTGGCGGGCCTGATCCACCTCACCCCGAACCAGGTCAAGATCTGGTTCCAGAACCACCGCTACAAGATGAAGCGCGCACGCGCAGAGCGCGGCCGCGACGCGCTGCAGCTGCTGCCGGCCTGCGGGCTCGCCATCCCGTTCCTGGTTCGGGACGCGAAGCCCGGCGAGGCGCTGGAGGTTCGGCCCGGGATCCCCCCGCTGCTGTGCGCCTACCCCCCGCTGCTGCGCGCCGCCGGCGGCCCGGAGCGGACCGGACCGCCGCCGCAGCTCCCCGGAGCGCAGCCGCTGGCGCACATCTACCCCTGGGGCTGGTGA
- the nkx2.4b gene encoding NK2 homeobox 4b, with protein MSSAEPSPSLHLAPPLSSRWLRRDKAHRPPAGLLPTATPAEREEDARRTKPAENRTGPTWRAQGGRTMSLSPKHSTPFSVTDILSPMEDTYRRFGGMEPAAGSLGAQLGAYRNQNQQQQPHLHHHHHHHLASPSSSSAALGPGGPYHVPHGVPQFPGAVGGFCGGGELQSYQEPVRSGGPAAWYSSPEPRYQSISRLMGAPGAVNIPGMVGGLAGMEPSAKAVVALHAAPRRKRRVLFSQAQVFELERRFKQQKYLSAPEREHLAGLIHLTPNQVKIWFQNHRYKLKRQAKDKATQQQQQEAGAPCQASRRSSAGSPLFPKTDKSCRDEPNQAGSQQSGSAELVPVSERNQHQNQNQLSSTEELEDLSPSPPLGLQAHFNMTQTDAALIEYTNSMLGSNLLYGRTW; from the exons ATGAGTTCAGCCGAACCTTCTCCGTCACTCCACCTCGCTCCGCCCCTCTCCTCCCGGTGGCTCCGCCGCGATAAGGCCCACCGGCCCCCAGCTGGACTCCTTCCCACCGCCACACCggcagagagggaggaggacgCACGCAGAACCAAACCCGCGGAGAACCGGACCGGACCGACCTGGAGGGCGCAGGGAGGACGCACCATGTCCTTGAGCCCAAAGCACTCCACCCCCTTCTCAGTCACAGACATCCTGAGCCCGATGGAGGACACTTACCGCCGGTTCGGAGGCATGGAGCCCGCAGCGGGCAGCCTGGGAGCCCAGCTGGGAGCCtaccggaaccagaaccagcagcagcagcctcacctgcaccatcaccaccaccaccacctggcctcaccctcctcttcctcagcagCCCTGGGCCCCGGAGGGCCCTACCATGTCCCCCACGGAGTGCCGCAGTTCCCGGGGGCCGTGGGAGGCTTCTGCGGCGGCGGGGAGCTGCAGTCCTACCAGGAGCCGGTGCGCAGCGGAGGCCCCGCAGCCTGGTACAGCAGCCCGGAGCCCCGGTACCAGAGCA TCTCCAGGCTGATGGGCGCTCCCGGCGCCGTCAACATCCCCGGCATGGTGGGGGGTCTGGCCGGGATGGAGCCCAGCGCCAAGGCCGTGGTGGCGCTCCACGCCGCGCCGCGCAGGAAGCGCCGGGTCCTCTTCTCCCAGGCGCAGGTGTTCGAGCTGGAGCGACGCTTCAAGCAGCAGAAGTACCTGTCCGCCCCGGAGAGGGAGCACCTGGCCGGCCTCATCCACCTCACCCCGAACCAGGTCAAGATCTGGTTCCAGAACCACCGCTACAAGCTGAAGCGGCAGGCGAAGGACAAAGccacccagcagcagcagcaggaggccgGCGCGCCGTGCCAGGCCTCCCGCCGCTCCTCCGCCGGCTCCCCGCTCTTCCCCAAGACCGACAAAAGCTGCCGGGACGAACCCAACCAGGCCGGGAGCCAACAGAGCGGTTCGGCTGAGCTGGTGCCGGTGAGCGAGCGGAAccagcaccagaaccagaaccagctgtcCTCCAccgaggagctggaggacctgTCTCCGAGCCCGCCGCTCGGCCTGCAGGCGCACTTCAACATGACGCAGACGGACGCGGCGCTCATCGAGTACACCAACAGCATGCTGGGCTCCAACCTTCTGTACGGGAGAACTTGGTAG